The sequence below is a genomic window from Bos javanicus breed banteng chromosome 5, ARS-OSU_banteng_1.0, whole genome shotgun sequence.
CAAACAGCTgacattcagggcttcccaggtggcgctagtggtaaagtaccagcctgccagtgccggagacgTAAGACActcgagttctatccctgggtgggaagatcccctggagaaggaaatggcaacccacttcagtgttcctgcctggaaaatcccatggatagaggagcctggtgggctacagtccatggggtggtaaagagtctgaggcgactgagcatgcacagtgcTTTGTGAGGGCGAGGTGCACCCTGTGCCCTGAGGGATGCTTAGCAACCGCATCCATGGTCTCTTTGCTGGATACCAGGAGCACCGCCTGGTGTGACAGTTAGGACATCTTCTGGTGTTGCTGAGAGTCCCCTGGGGAGAGCTGCTCCTAGCTGAGATCAGCAGTCGAGCTGGAACGCTGGAGAGGGCAAGTTACACCCCCACCATGACGTAGAGAAGAATCTGTGAGCAGGACCTGGCCCGTAACAAATTAAGGAAGGGCCCCTCTGCCCCTTTCTCAGAGATGGAAGTAGCTGCAATTTCAGataaagagacttgggtttgcttttgttttttaatttaaaaatatcactctcagttcagttcagtcgctcagtcgtgtctgactctttgcgaccccatgaatcgcagcacgccaggcctccctgtccatcaccaactcccggagttcactcaaattcaagtccatcgagtcagtgatgccatccagccatctcatcctctgtcgtccccttcttctcctgcccccaatccctcccagcatcagagtcttttccaatgagtcaactctttgcatgaggtggccaaagtactggagtttcagctttagcattattcattccaaagaacacccagggctgatctccttcagaatggactggttgaatctccttgcagtccaagggcctcgcaagagtcttctccaacaccacagttcaaaagcatcaattcttcagcgctcagccttcttcacagtccaactctcacatccatacatgactatagccttgactagatggacctttgttggcaaagtaatgtctctgcttttgaatatgctatctaggttgctcataacttttcttccaaggagtaagtgtcttttaatttcatggctgctatcaccatctgcagtgattttggagcccccaaaaataaagtctgacactgtttccactgtttccccatctatttcccatgaaatgttgggaccagatgccatgatcttcgttttctgaatgttgagctttaagccaactttttcactctcctctttcactttcatcaagaggcttttgagttcctcttcactttctgccataagattggtgtcatctgcatatctgaggttattgatatttctcccggcaatcttgattccagcttgtgctgcttccagcccagcattgtaTACATAAAAGTATACATACCAGCATAGATAATTTTCCTTAAATGCATTCATGTGATTGTAGCATGGATAGTGTTTTTGTTTCGATGCAGTCTTGTAgtttttcctccttcattttgCCTCTCCTCACCTTCCCCATGTCCCCCCTGCTCCCCGTGATAAGCCATGTTGACAGTTTAGCATGCCTTCTCCCATGACTCATTCACGCTCTTAGCATGCTCTGCGTACATGGATCACCGTAACCATGgtacacatactcacacaccaCCCAGAGCCTCGACAGTGGGGTTGTATTACACTTTCTGCCCCATGGAAATTCTTCCAATCACTTGGCATCGCtctaattcactttttttttttttttaatatatatatttttttaacatgggcctttttttttaaagtctttattgtatttgttacaatattgcttctattttatgttttggttttttggcctccagggatgtgggatcttagctcaccaaccaggggtcgaacccaggtcccctgcattggaaggcggattcttaaccactggatcaccagggaagctccttattCACTATTTTTTCATGGCACATAATAGTCCATGATGTGGCTTTGCCATAAATTTTCTAAGCATTCTGCTTTCATGGGCACATTTTTTCAGGCTTTTTCTGCCCTATGACCAACATTGTAATAAATACCTTTGCAAGTATCTTTCTTGCTGGTGCTTTTATTTCTGTGGGTAGAGAACAAGACATGAGATTGCCGAGGGGGCaagtgttttaaagtttattaaatactGCAGGattgattttaagaaaaatctgtGGTAACTCACATACATACCAACAAGACCCATTTGCCGGCCATTGGCATCATCACCCTTTTACAATATTTGCCCATGTCCAGTGTGTGAAGGATACTTGCTTGtttcatttcatcttctgctTATGCGTAAGTCAGCAGCCGCTCACCACACTCAGTCACTTGGAATCGTTCACTGTGAGATGCTTATTTACACTCACGGACTGTCTTCTTACAGGGATTTGTTAAAAAGTGTATAACTTGgtcttttcagatattttttactCCTCTTGCTTGCTTCTTAACTTTATGATCTCTCTTGCCACAGtaagatttctatttttatatagtcaaatatgtctctcttctcttttacAGCTTCTGGAGTTCCAGTCTTGGTTTAGAAGGTTTATCCCACTGCTGACCCTCAGATTATAAACGTACTCTAGAGAGTACATCTCTAGAtttcctttcaggatttgaatggTTTTAGTTTTTCTGTTTAAGTCCTTGTATGAAACAGACAtccacttttattttctcttggatGGGTGCTAATTACACCAGCACCATAGAAAATGCTCTTTTTGCCCCCAGAATTAAACCACCACCTTCATCACACAGTCTTATATTTAATAGTCTTCAAGACCTTGAAGACAAGAGGAACGGCACCAAACCAGCATGTCATTCGTCTCAGTGATAAGCTTGTGTCCCGCCCCCCACCTCGCCCCAGTGCCTGATGGCCTCTGTGGGGCTCCCTTTCAGCGTGTCCTGCTTCCCTTCCAGGTGCTGCTAGCGGATGAGGGGGTGGCCTCTCTGCCCACGGCAGGACCGGTGACAGAGGAGAAGCTACTCCTCGCGGAAGGactctctcctctgcttcctgtcCCATCCATCAAGGAGGAAGACGTCCAGCCTGGGGAGGAGACACCACATCTAGGGAGGCCCATCAAAGTCGAGAGCCCACCCCTGGAAGCGTGGCCTTCACCCTGCCCATCGGTCAAGGAAGAGTCATCCCACTCCTGGGAGGACTCGTCCtgctccccaacccccaggcccAAGAAGTCCTCCAGCACTGGGTCCAGGTCCCCCACCCGCCGTGTCTCCGACCTGCTGGTGATCAAACGCAGGGAGGGGCGGGAGATGAGCCGGTCTCGGAGGAAACAGCACCTCGTGCCGCCCCGCCTGGAGGAGCCCGAGCTGCTCCTCTCCGAGGGCCCGGGGGCTCCCCAACCAGCCCTGGCAGGGCCCCCGCAGCCTACCTGCCAGCCCAGCTCCCCGCCAGAAGACGGAGGCCCCTTTAAGACACCCATTAAGGAGATGCTGcccacctcctccacccccagcaaATCTGCCCTCCCCACGACCCCTGAGTCCTGGAGGCTCACACCCCCAGCCAAAGTCGGGGGGCTCGACTTCAGCCCCGTACGAACCCCCCAGGGTGCCTTTGGCCCCCTGCCGGGCTCCCTGGAGCTCGCGGATCTCAGTGCCACCCCTCTGAAAAGCGTCCCCCTCTTTGACTCCCCCCGAGAGCTCCTCAATTCCGAACACTTTGACCTCGCCACTGACCCCTTCGGCAGCTGCCTGCCCTCCGACATGGAGGTCCCCAAGCCGGGTTCCCCCGAGCCGCAGGTGGCCGGCCTCTCGGCCAACCGCTCTCTGACCGAGGGCCTGATCCTGGACACGATGAATGACAGCCTCAGCAAAATCTTGCTGGACATCAGCTTCCCTGGCCTGGAGGAGGACCTGCTGGGCCCCGGCAGCGTTGGCTGGACTCAGTGCATTCCTGACCTGCGGTAGAGGCAGGGCTCCTGCCCCTCAAGCCATCCACTCACTCTCCAGGCGCTCGGGGGCCGGCCTTCCGAGTCCTCTGCGAGGACAGTCTGCAGGGGCCATCCACTCGCCCAGTGCCCCACTCCCCGGACTGGCGATGCTACAGCAGGCGCCCTGTCTGAGCCACTCCTGGGCCTTCTGCAAGCAGCAAGGTCCTGGGGGCTGGTCTCTATGCCCCCAACTCCCCACCAGGCACTGAGGGTGGGAACAGCAGAAACAGggtgagaagggaggaggggcccCCAGACCGTTGGCATCTGTGCCCAACAACATCCCTCCGCCTTCCCTGCTGCATGCAAGGTGGCCCTTGTAAATAGTGTATACGCTccaaattatcctctaattataAACGTAAGCCTATCTTCTTAGATCATTATCCAGAGACTGCCAGAAGAGGGGTAGGATGACGGGGCAGGGGTTCCAGTTTGCTTCTGTTCCTTGCTTTTGGCTCCTGGAGGCGGGAGGGCTGCAATGCACGGTTCCTTCGGGGCCCCTCCCTCAAGAGTTCCTTGCAGTGGGTGCCCAGAGGAGCGGGTCTGCCTGCCAGGGTGCCTCGCACTGCCCTTCCCTCCCACCAGCCCCCATTTCCAAGTCAGCTTTCCTGCACGAAGAAATCCTGGTAAAGGGGGCCCTTATTATGGGTCAAGAGTTGAGGTGGGGGTGGAAGTACCTGGACCAGAGTGGCTGCCCCCACATGCCCAAGAGACGTTTCTCTGATCAGGAGCCTAATCATGCCAGAGAGACACGACAGAAGGTGAAGGCCAGCCAGCCTGCCCGCCTTACCTGGCCTGCCTGCCCACCTTAGCTGGCACCACCGCTTCGTAGAGAGCCGCCCTGGGTCCCTGCTGACCACGTACACAGGCCCCGGCTCCAGAACACTACTGTAACTACCTACCCAATAAAGCCCAAGGGCACGTGCTGGTCTGTGCGCTCTGGTGTCTGGTCCCTGTGGCGTGAAGAGGGGCTGGGAAGGAAAGCGTGTGACAGTGAACCTGGCGATGGGGAAGATGCAAGGCTTGAGGGCCCTGGAAGGAGAGTGCAGAGGGCTTCAGCCTGGTCACCGcactccccacacccccacccccatccccaccccggtACCTCCTCTAACTCAGCAGTCAGCTGCAGGTCTCCCATGCTGGTCCCTCATAACAGTCCTCTTTTCGGGATCTCTGAACCTGCTGGAGGAATTTGGGCCTTTTGGAGAGAGCTCCCTAAGAGAGAGGCCTACCCAGCAACCCCCCAGCCCCCAACGTTAGGGAAGGATGCCTGGGAGCCAGCGACCCTGcctttctccccctgccttcctaGCAAGAAATCCCTCCCCTGAAGCAGCTCCTGTTACAAGTTCTATCCCCCACCCACCTCACCTGAAAGGCAGCCAGGTACCAAGGGACAGGTGAGCCCTCCCAGGGAGGGGTAAGGGCCTCCTCCCTGCGTTGCCACCCAGGAAGTATCGCCATAGCAACCCCAGCAGCAAACAATGCTGCCAAGAAAGTCTTCCCTACAAAGCTGCCCCTGCTGctggggagcccagaaaaatggcCAGCCATCTGCAAAGACCACCTGGAGGGCTAGACAACCCATCCCGAGTGAGAGAAACTTTCCTGAAGGTAGGAGGCAGGAACACAATACTCTGCAGCGGCCTTCTGCATCCCGCTGGGTGAGGGGCTGTCCCCACCCTGGGATGGGCCTTGCTCTCCCCTGGGCAGCAGAGCTCCTGGCACATGAACCCTCATCCTGTGACCCTGTGAACACGGGgctcagaggagaggagaggagatgtCTGATCATGACCTCTCAGGCCCTCCCCCCAGGGTGCTGGTGTGGACTTGACTCAGTGGACTGGGCCCAAGAAATGGATGAGTTTTTGGAAATAGAAAAGTCCTCAGGGCCAGTGGGAAGGAGAGGCATTTTGGGGAAGCATGGGGGTCCCAAGCAGCACAGCCTGGGGCCCCAACTCCACCATCCTTGCTCAGCGCTGCGGGTGAGTTCTTCATCCTCCTGTGCCTTGCTTTTAGCATCTTTGAGATGGAACAATAGCACTTGCTCGAAGGCTGTGAGAgttacatgaaagtaaaagttgctcagtcgtgtccaactctcttcagcgccatggactgtagcccgccaggctcctctgtccatggaattcgccaggcaagaatactggagtaggttgccattttccttctccaggggatcttcccaacacagcaatcgaacctaggtctcctgtattgcaggcagattccttaccatctgagccacgtgggaagcctgtGAGGGTTACATGAGACGTGGATAAGTGTTTAGCAACATGTCAAGTATATCTTTGCTAGTGTATTTCCatggggaaaggagaagaaaggggaggaACCCCATTTGATGCTTCCTGCACTTGCTTGTATCTCAGTGAGGAATGAGGGGAATGCAGCAGTCACAGagaagctggggaggggaggagccggGACAGAAAAGCCCTGGCCCATCCCCTGGAGAACCATTTCCCTTCCACACTCATCTTGGAAGCAGCATTTTCTGGAGAGGAGCTTTAGACCCCAGGCAGGAATTGGGGACCCAGCATGGGAGGAGGGATGAAGGCCGAGTGAGAAGTGGGAACACGTCAGTTGAGGAAAGAGGCTGGAATCAAAGCCAAAACCCGATagatggaaagagaaagactGATGAGGTTGCATGCGAATCACACAGAGTGGCCACACACTTCGAGGGCTTGGCAGAAACAGTCCCTGGCCAGGCCACCAGGTCCTAATGAGAACCCGAGTCCAGAGGTGGCTGGCAGCTGGTCTTCTCTGGGGAGGAGAGGCAGAGCACCCAGACTCCCTTGTCTCTCCCCAGATGGTCCATGCCCATGAGACCCTCCCGACCCCCGGCACGTGGGCCCAACGTGAGTTCCTCCTCCCCAGGGAGCCCAAGGAGCTGCCCGGCTTCACCCAGCAAGCCTACTACCAGCTGGCCCTGAAGCCACCACCCTACACGGAGATGAAGGCCAAGGTGCGCCAGCGACTGACCTGCCCCTGGAAGGACACCGCCCAGCACACCTGGGGCTTCCACACCTGGCTGGACATCGGGCGTCTGCCAGCCACCTTCCCCTCCAGGCCCGACAAGCCCTACGACAGCAACGTCTGGCGCTGGCTGACGGACTCCAGGGCCCACCACCGGCCCCCGGCAGAGCCCCCTGTGCCCCCTCCCTCCTGGCTGGGTCAAAACAGCTTCCTGACCTTCATCTCCTGTACTCCAATCTTCCTGGATGTGAACAGGAGGAAACAGGTGATCTTCAGGACGATGAAGGAACTCCAAGAGGTGGAGAAGCTCAAGCTGAGGAGTGAAGTGAGGGCGCCCCCACTCGACACCCACGGCAACATCCTTCCCCCCAAGGCCTCCAAGAAGTAAGAGGAGCTCCCTCGTCAGGGAGCCCACCTGTGTCCAGGTGACCCCTCCCTCTTCCATTCCTCTTTCTGATGCTTTACCTTCCCTCCCCCGTGGTCCTGAAAACCACACTCTTGTCTGAACATagctggaggggaggggtggaggcCAGGGAACCACAGCACAGGAGGGGCTTGATGACTTAAGGGGAGTTTAGGGGATCCAGCTGTGTGCTGTACacctgccaggccctggggatACAGAGACATGTCATTCagtccctgccctccaggagcttCCGAAAGGCAGGTACCGCTGCACACGTGTGGAAAGACGGCTCTCAATGCCAGCCCACACCCTCCAAGTACCCAAAGTGTGAGACAGACAGTGGATGTCGTGAGGACGTCAATTATCAACA
It includes:
- the TEX52 gene encoding testis-expressed protein 52, which codes for MASHLQRPPGGLDNPSRVRETFLKMVHAHETLPTPGTWAQREFLLPREPKELPGFTQQAYYQLALKPPPYTEMKAKVRQRLTCPWKDTAQHTWGFHTWLDIGRLPATFPSRPDKPYDSNVWRWLTDSRAHHRPPAEPPVPPPSWLGQNSFLTFISCTPIFLDVNRRKQVIFRTMKELQEVEKLKLRSEVRAPPLDTHGNILPPKASKKYRHFSAGGKYEPGGLQLMPNPLPNDLARSWPCPNPLPHYREQAARLALLPSAPLSQDLVRNYQTLLESRVALPLHCPSRARSGRTSVRRRPGHL